Proteins encoded by one window of Lycium barbarum isolate Lr01 chromosome 11, ASM1917538v2, whole genome shotgun sequence:
- the LOC132617722 gene encoding universal stress protein PHOS32-like: MASPKKPPTPTAIMHQPASPRFPPSTPTSNANRKIAIAVDLSDESAYAVKWSVENYLRHGDAVILLHVRPTSVLYGADWGSINATDTNDEKSKQKLEEDYDNFTSNKSNDLAQPLVDANIPYKIRIVKDHDMKERLCLEIERLGLSAVIIGSRGFGAMRRETDGGRLGSVSDYCVRHCVCPVIVVRYPGGDDGAEGLGKGDSIKLAEKETEGEDSMYHDASDKGTDTEKAS, translated from the exons ATGGCATCACCAAAGAAACCACCAACACCAACAGCAATAATGCACCAACCAGCATCACCACGTTTCCCTCCAAGCACACCAACATCAAACGCAAATCGCAAAATCGCAATCGCCGTTGATTTAAGTGACGAAAGCGCTTACGCCGTTAAATGGTCCGTTGAAAACTACCTACGTCATGGTGACGCCGTTATTCTCCTTCACGTTAGACCAACATCCGTTTTATACGGTGCTGATTGGGGCTCAATAAATGCAACTGATACAAATGATGAAAAATCAAAGCAAAAATTAGAAGAAGATTACGATAATTTTACGAGTAATAAGTCTAATGATTTGGCACAACCATTAGTTGATGCGAATATTCCGTATAAGATTAGGATTGTTAAGGATCATGATATGAAAGAGAGGTTATGTTTGGAGATTGAGAGGTTAGGGTTGAGTGCTGTGATTATAGGGAGTCGAGGATTTGGCGCGATGAGGAGAGAGACGGATGGAGGTAGGCTTGGGAGTGTTAGTGATTATTGTGTTAGACATTGTGTTTGTCCCGTTATTGTCGTGAGGTATCCTGGTGGTGATGATGGTGCTGAAGGTCTAGGCAAGGGCGACTCAATAAAGTTAGCGGAAAAGGAGACTGAGGGGGAGGATTCCATGTATCATGATGCATCAGATAAAGGAACGG ATACGGAGAAGGCTTCTTGA